The proteins below come from a single Haliaeetus albicilla chromosome 22, bHalAlb1.1, whole genome shotgun sequence genomic window:
- the LCMT1 gene encoding leucine carboxyl methyltransferase 1 isoform X2 codes for MGTDETADQSLPSCGGPPCGGRPMKGGGGRAVGAVAAAAGGRARRAAPRARPFAPPMAAAARDPLSAAGLDEADEAVRGTCEDASVCKRFAVSVGYWKDPYIQYFVRQAKERKAPEINRGYYARVHGVSYLIKAFLKKTDCNCQIVNLGAGMDTLFWRLKDENLLPRKYFEVDFPMIVARKIHNIKSKPPLSKPIMESHSGDSLLIDSHSLDSSRYSIVGADLRFSSDLEEKLKKHNLDIHLPTLLVAECVLVYMTPQQSANLLKWAASTFPVAMFINYEQVNMTDRFGQIMIENLQRRQCNLAGVEICRSLDSQRERLLLNGWETARAIDMMKVYSFLPQADVKRIEGLEFLDEKELFEQLMQHYCICWASKDSSNLGLASITF; via the exons ATGGGAACGGACGAGACCGCGGACCAATCGCTACCGAGCTGCGGCGGGCCGCCCTGCGGAGGTCGCCCAATgaagggcggcggggggcgggccgTAGGGGCGGtggcggcagcggcgggcggCCGAGCCAGGCGCGCTGCTCCCCGGGCCCGGCCCTTCGCGCCCCCCATGGCGGCCGCTGCCCGCGACCCCCTCTCCGCCGCCGGCCTCGACGAGGCGGACGAGGCGGTCCGGGGCACGTGCGAGGACGCGTCCGTCTGCAAACG GTTTGCTGTAAGTGTTGGCTACTGGAAGGACCCTTACATCCAGTATTTTGTGAGACaagccaaagaaagaaaagcacctGAAATCAATAGAG GCTATTATGCTCGTGTTCATGGAGTCAGTTATCTGATTAAAGCTTTTCTAAAGAAGACAGACTGCAACTGTCAAATTGTTAATCTTGGTGCTGGCATGGATACCCTATTCTGGAGATTAAAG GATGAAAATCTTCTCCCTAGAAAATATTTCGAAGTGGATTTTCCAATGATAGttgcaagaaaaatacataatatcAA ATCAAAACCTCCCCTGTCAAAACCAATTATGGAATCCCATTCAGGGGACTCTCTTCTAATAG ATTCTCACAGCCTAGACTCCAGTCGGTATTCCATAGTAGGAGCAGATCTCCGTTTCTCATCAGATCTGGAagaaaagctaaagaaacaTAACCTGGATataca tttgcCAACGCTTCTGGTAGCGGAGTGTGTGCTGGTTTACATGACACCACAGCAATCTGCAAATCTTTTAAAGTGGGCAGCAAGCACTTTTCCAGTGGCGATGTTTATAAATTATGAGCAG GTGAATATGACAGACCGGTTTGGACAGATCATGATTGAGAACTTGCAGAGACGACAGTGTAACCTGGCTGGCGTGGAAATTTGCAGATCCTTAGACTCTCAG AGGGAACGATTGCTGTTAAATGGCTGGGAAACTGCACGTGCCATTGATATGATGAAAGTGTACAGCTTTTTGCCACAGGCTGATGTCAAAAG AATAGAAGGACTTGAATTCCTAGATGAAAAGGAACTGTTTGAACAACTAATGCAGCACTACTGCATCTGCTGGGCTTCAAAGGACAGCAGTAATCTGG gTCTTGCAAGCATAACATTCTAA
- the AQP8 gene encoding aquaporin-8: protein MAAAERGHRLVKEAMDIDIQSKPARPHWYERYVQPCVAELLGSGLFIFIGCLSVIEDAEGTGRLQPALAHGLALGLTIAILGDISGGHFNPAVSLGVWLVGGLNMTMLIPYWLSQLCGGTIGASLAKAVAASERYVNASGGAFSSIAADEQIPSVLTGEIVMTTFLVLAVCMGAVNGKTKSPLAPFCIGLTVTVDILAGGGVSGACMNPARAFGPALVANYWDYHWVYWVGPMVAALFVGVLVRLLIGDRTIRLLLK, encoded by the exons ATGGCCGCTGCCGAGCGTGGTCACCGCCTAGTGAAGGAGGCGATGGACATCGACATCCAGTCCAAGCCCGCGCGACCTCACTGGTACGAGCGCTACGTCCAGCCCTGCGTGGCCGAGCTGCTGGGCAGCGGGCTCTTCATCTTCATCGGCTGCCTCTCCGTGATCGAGGATGCAGAGGGCACGGGGAGGCTGCAGCCCGCCCTGGCACACGGGCTGGCCCTGGGGCTCACCATTGCCATCCTGGGAGACATCAG CGGAGGACACTTCAACCCCGCCGTGTCCTTGGGCGTGTGGCTGGTCGGCGGGCTGAACATGACGATGCTCATTCCTTACTGGCTCTCCCAGCTCTGTGGAGGGACGATAGGAGCCAGCCTGGCAAAG GCCGTGGCAGCGAGCGAGCGGTACGTGAATGCCAGCGGAGGAGCCTTCAGCAGCATCGCAGCTGATGAGCAGATCCCCTCCGTCCTCACGGGCGAGATCGTCATGACCACCTTCCTGGTCCTCGCGGTCTGCATGGGCGCCGTCAACGGGAAGACCAAGAGCCCGCTGGCACCTTTCTGCATCGGCTTGACGGTCACGGTCGACATCCTGGCGGG AGGTGGCGTGTCCGGAGCCTGCATGAATCCTGCCAGAGCCTTTGGGCCAGCTCTGGTAGCGAACTACTGGGACTATCACTGGGTTTACTGGGTAGGGCCCATGGTCGCTGCCCTCTTTGTCGGCGTGCTGGTGAG GCTCCTGATCGGTGACCGGACCATCCGCCTGCTCCTGAAGTGA
- the LCMT1 gene encoding leucine carboxyl methyltransferase 1 isoform X1 has protein sequence MGTDETADQSLPSCGGPPCGGRPMKGGGGRAVGAVAAAAGGRARRAAPRARPFAPPMAAAARDPLSAAGLDEADEAVRGTCEDASVCKRFAVSVGYWKDPYIQYFVRQAKERKAPEINRGKLACECYYARVHGVSYLIKAFLKKTDCNCQIVNLGAGMDTLFWRLKDENLLPRKYFEVDFPMIVARKIHNIKSKPPLSKPIMESHSGDSLLIDSHSLDSSRYSIVGADLRFSSDLEEKLKKHNLDIHLPTLLVAECVLVYMTPQQSANLLKWAASTFPVAMFINYEQVNMTDRFGQIMIENLQRRQCNLAGVEICRSLDSQRERLLLNGWETARAIDMMKVYSFLPQADVKRIEGLEFLDEKELFEQLMQHYCICWASKDSSNLGLASITF, from the exons ATGGGAACGGACGAGACCGCGGACCAATCGCTACCGAGCTGCGGCGGGCCGCCCTGCGGAGGTCGCCCAATgaagggcggcggggggcgggccgTAGGGGCGGtggcggcagcggcgggcggCCGAGCCAGGCGCGCTGCTCCCCGGGCCCGGCCCTTCGCGCCCCCCATGGCGGCCGCTGCCCGCGACCCCCTCTCCGCCGCCGGCCTCGACGAGGCGGACGAGGCGGTCCGGGGCACGTGCGAGGACGCGTCCGTCTGCAAACG GTTTGCTGTAAGTGTTGGCTACTGGAAGGACCCTTACATCCAGTATTTTGTGAGACaagccaaagaaagaaaagcacctGAAATCAATAGAGGCAAGTTGGCATGTGAAT GCTATTATGCTCGTGTTCATGGAGTCAGTTATCTGATTAAAGCTTTTCTAAAGAAGACAGACTGCAACTGTCAAATTGTTAATCTTGGTGCTGGCATGGATACCCTATTCTGGAGATTAAAG GATGAAAATCTTCTCCCTAGAAAATATTTCGAAGTGGATTTTCCAATGATAGttgcaagaaaaatacataatatcAA ATCAAAACCTCCCCTGTCAAAACCAATTATGGAATCCCATTCAGGGGACTCTCTTCTAATAG ATTCTCACAGCCTAGACTCCAGTCGGTATTCCATAGTAGGAGCAGATCTCCGTTTCTCATCAGATCTGGAagaaaagctaaagaaacaTAACCTGGATataca tttgcCAACGCTTCTGGTAGCGGAGTGTGTGCTGGTTTACATGACACCACAGCAATCTGCAAATCTTTTAAAGTGGGCAGCAAGCACTTTTCCAGTGGCGATGTTTATAAATTATGAGCAG GTGAATATGACAGACCGGTTTGGACAGATCATGATTGAGAACTTGCAGAGACGACAGTGTAACCTGGCTGGCGTGGAAATTTGCAGATCCTTAGACTCTCAG AGGGAACGATTGCTGTTAAATGGCTGGGAAACTGCACGTGCCATTGATATGATGAAAGTGTACAGCTTTTTGCCACAGGCTGATGTCAAAAG AATAGAAGGACTTGAATTCCTAGATGAAAAGGAACTGTTTGAACAACTAATGCAGCACTACTGCATCTGCTGGGCTTCAAAGGACAGCAGTAATCTGG gTCTTGCAAGCATAACATTCTAA